A single region of the Gorilla gorilla gorilla isolate KB3781 chromosome 1, NHGRI_mGorGor1-v2.1_pri, whole genome shotgun sequence genome encodes:
- the LOC129529411 gene encoding heterogeneous nuclear ribonucleoprotein C-like 2, with protein sequence MASNVTNKTDPHSMNSRVFIGNLNTLVVKKSDVEAIFSKYGKIAGCSVHKGFAFVQYDKEENARAAVAGEDGRMIASQVAVINLAAEPKVSRGNAGVKRSAAEMYGSSFDLDYGFQRHYYDGMYSFPARVPPPPPIALAVVPSKRQRVSGNTSRRGKSGFNSKSGKRGSSKSGKLKGDDLQAIKQELTQIKQKVDSLLDNLEKIEKEQSKQEVEVKNAKSEEEQSSSSMKKDETHVKMESEGGAEDSAEEGNPLDDGDNEDQGDNQLDLIKNNEKEAEEGEDNRDSTNGQDDS encoded by the coding sequence ATGGCCAGCAATGTTACCAACAAGACGGATCCTCACTCCATGAACTCCCGTGTGTTCATTGGGAATCTCAACACTCTTGTTGTCAAGAAATCGGATGTGGAGGCGATCTTTTCCAAGTATGGCAAAATTGCGGGCTGCTCTGTTCATAAGGGCTTTGCCTTCGTTCAATATGATAAGGAGGAAAATGCCCGGGCTGCTGTAGCAGGAGAGGATGGCAGAATGATTGCTAGTCAGGTTGCAGTTATTAACCTGGCTGCAGAGCCAAAAGTGAGTCGAGGAAACGCAGGTGTGAAACGATCAGCAGCAGAGATGTACGGCTCTTCTTTTGACTTGGACTATGGTTTTCAACGGCATTATTATGATGGGATGTACAGTTTCCCAGCACGtgtacctcctcctcctcccattgCTCTGGCTGTAGTGCCCTCGAAACGTCAGCGTGTATCAGGAAACACCTCACGAAGGGGCAAAAGTGGCTTCAATTCTAAGAGTGGAAAGCGGGGATCTTCCAAGTCTGGAAAGTTGAAAGGAGATGACCTTCAGGCCATTAAGCAGGAGTTGACCCAGATAAAACAGAAAGTGGATTCTCTCCTGGATAACctggaaaaaattgaaaaggaacagAGCAAACAAGAGGTAGAGGTGAAAAATGCTAAGTCAGAAGAGGAGCAGAGCAGTAGCTCCATGAAGAAAGATGAGACTCACGTAAAGATGGAGTCTGAGGGGGGTGCAGAAGACTCTGCTGAGGAGGGGAACCCACtggatgatggtgataatgaagaTCAGGGGGACAACCAGCTGGATTTGATCAAGAATAATGaaaaagaggctgaggaaggagaggataACAGAGACAGCACCAATGGCCAGGATGACTCTTAA
- the LOC134758527 gene encoding PRAME family member 1-like isoform X1 yields the protein MSIQAPPGLLELAGQSLLRDKPLAISALEEMPRELYLPLFLEAFSRRHFQTLTVMVQAWPFTRLPLGSLMKTLHLETLKALLEGLHMLLTQKDRPRRWKLQVLDLRDVDENFWAIWSESRALSYSPEAMSKRQAAEDCPRMGEHQPLKVFIDICLKEIPQDECLRYLFWWVYQRRGLVHLCCSKLVNYLTSIEYLRRSLKIIHLNSIQELEICYVSWPHLIRKLHCYLKEMKNLRKLTFLQVPSLHVNYHEECSVAKTSSMFLRLKHLQLLKMNMVTFHRGHLGQLIRCLQNPLENLELTCGYLLEEDLKCLYQYPSLAYPKHLNLSYMLQFCISLEPLGALLEKVSATLETLILEGCQIHYSQLSAILPGLSHCSQLTTFYFGRNCMSMEALKDLLRHTSGLSKLSLETYPAPEESLNSLVHVDWEIFTPLQAELMCTLREVRQPKRIFIGPAPCPSCGSSLSEELELHLCC from the exons ATGAGCATCCAGGCCCCACCCGGACTCCTGGAGCTGGCGGGGCAGAGTCTGCTGAGAGACAAGCCCTTGGCCATCTCTGCCCTGGAGGAGATGCCCAGGGAGCTCTACCTCCCACTCTTCCTGGAGGCCTTCAGCAGGAGACACTTCCAGACTCTGACGGTGATGGTGCAGGCCTGGCCCTTCACCCGCCTCCCTCTGGGATCGCTGATGAAGACGCTTCATCTGGAGACCTTAAAAGCATTGCTGGAAGGGCTTCACATGCTGCTTACACAGAAGGATCGCCCCAG GAGGTGGAAACTTCAAGTGCTGGATTTGCGGGATGTTGATGAGAATTTCTGGGCCATATGGTCTGAATCCAGGGCCCTGTCCTACTCCCCAGAGGCCATGAGTAAGAGGCAGGCAGCAGAGGACTGTCCAAGGATGGGAGAGCACCAGCCCTTGAAGGTGTTCATAGACATCTGCCTCAAGGAAATACCCCAGGATGAATGCCTGAGATACCTCTTCTGGTGGGTTTACCAAAGGAGAGGTTTAGTACACCTGTGCTGTAGTAAGTTGGTGAATTATCTAACGTCGATTGAATATCTCAGAAGATCATTGAAAATAATCCACCTGAATAGTATTCAGGAGCTGGAAATTTGCTATGTGTCCTGGCCACATCTGATAAGAAAGCTTCATTGTTACCTGAAGGAGATGAAGAATCTTCGCAAACTCACTTTTCTCCAGGTGCCATCCTTACACGTCAATTACCATGAGGAATGCTCAGTCGCCAAAACCAGCTCTATGTTCCTGAGGCTGAAACACCTCCAGCTGCTTAAAATGAATATGGTCACCTTCCACAGAGGGCACCTGGGACAGCTGATCAG GTGCCTCCAGAACCCCTTGGAGAACTTGGAATTAACTTGTGGCTACCTATTGGAAGAGGACTTGAAGTGTCTCTACCAGTACCCAAGCCTCGCTTACCCAAAGCATCTGAATCTCAGCTACATGCTGCAGTTCTGTATCAGTCTTGAACCCCTCGGAGCTCTGCTGGAGAAAGTTTCTGCCACTCTTGAGACCCTCATCTTGGAGGGCTGTCAGATCCACTACTCCCAACTCAGTGCCATCCTGCctggcctgagccactgctcccagctcacCACCTTCTACTTTGGCAGAAATTGCATGTCTATGGAAGCCCTGAAGGACCTGCTGCGCCACACCAGTGGGCTGAGCAAGTTAAGCCTGGAGACGTATCCTGCCCCTGAGGAGAGTTTGAATTCCTTGGTTCATGTCGATTGGGAGATCTTCACCCCACTTCAGGCTGAGCTGATGTGTACACTGAGGGAAGTCAGGCAGCCCAAGAGGATCTTCATtggccccgccccctgccctTCCTGTGGCTCATCACTGTCTGAGGAACTGGAGCTCCATCTTTGCTGCTAG
- the LOC134758527 gene encoding putative PRAME family member 13 isoform X2 → MKGGTVHQTCAFHSRSSVLTSLVIMNDPVSDSLSVEGCFELQERCLQNPLENLELTCGYLLEEDLKCLYQYPSLAYPKHLNLSYMLQFCISLEPLGALLEKVSATLETLILEGCQIHYSQLSAILPGLSHCSQLTTFYFGRNCMSMEALKDLLRHTSGLSKLSLETYPAPEESLNSLVHVDWEIFTPLQAELMCTLREVRQPKRIFIGPAPCPSCGSSLSEELELHLCC, encoded by the exons ATGAAAGGAGGGACAGTGCATCAAACTTGTGCATTTCACAGTAGAAGCTCTGTCCTCACCAGCTTAGTGATCATGAATGATCCTGTCTCTGATTCCCTGTCTGTAGAAGGTTGTTTTGAACTCCAGGAA AGGTGCCTCCAGAACCCCTTGGAGAACTTGGAATTAACTTGTGGCTACCTATTGGAAGAGGACTTGAAGTGTCTCTACCAGTACCCAAGCCTCGCTTACCCAAAGCATCTGAATCTCAGCTACATGCTGCAGTTCTGTATCAGTCTTGAACCCCTCGGAGCTCTGCTGGAGAAAGTTTCTGCCACTCTTGAGACCCTCATCTTGGAGGGCTGTCAGATCCACTACTCCCAACTCAGTGCCATCCTGCctggcctgagccactgctcccagctcacCACCTTCTACTTTGGCAGAAATTGCATGTCTATGGAAGCCCTGAAGGACCTGCTGCGCCACACCAGTGGGCTGAGCAAGTTAAGCCTGGAGACGTATCCTGCCCCTGAGGAGAGTTTGAATTCCTTGGTTCATGTCGATTGGGAGATCTTCACCCCACTTCAGGCTGAGCTGATGTGTACACTGAGGGAAGTCAGGCAGCCCAAGAGGATCTTCATtggccccgccccctgccctTCCTGTGGCTCATCACTGTCTGAGGAACTGGAGCTCCATCTTTGCTGCTAG